From Aliamphritea hakodatensis:
TAAATTGGAGCCTATAACTATGTCCGCTGATAGCTTTCTGACACCCGACATGCAGGCAATGCTTGCGGATAGCGGCCTGATGTTTGTGCAGCTGTTTACTGAGCTGACAATCCTGTTTCTGGCGATCAGCTTTGTCGTAGGGCTGATCAATCAGAAACTGCCTGCTGAAAAAATTCAGCGCTTATTAGGTGCCCGCAGTGGCAGGGGCTACCTGACGGCAGCCGGGCTGGGTGCGGTTACGCCCTTTTGCAGTTGCTCCACCATCCCTATGCTGGTTGGCTTGCTGAAAGCCCGGGCCGGTTTCGGACCGACCATGACCTTTCTGTTTACTTCGCCGTTGCTTAACCCGATAGTCATCGCCCTGTTTATTCCGGTACTTGGGCTGAAAATTACGCTCTGGTACGCGGGGCTGGCACTGACGGCTTCGGTTCTGGCAGGTTACCTGCTGCAAATGTTTAACTTCGACCGGTTCATCAAGACTGAGATGCTGGAAGCACGGCCCTCCGGCTGTGGTTCGAAATCATCAGGGAGCAGCTGCTCGTCTGACGGTGGCAGTGAGCCGGCGCCTGTATCGGTCTGGCAGCAGGCCTGGGCAGACAGCTGGAGCCTGTTCAAGAGTATGTTTCCGTATATGCTGATTGCCATGCTGATCGGTGCCTTTGTACACGGTTTTGTGCCGGCAGACTTCTTTGCCGAAGTGGCCAGTGCGGACAACCCGGCAGCCGTGCCGGTGGCAGCGCTGATCGGTATTCCGCTGTATATGCGGGTAACGGCAATCATGCCACTGGTAGGCTCTTTTCTGGCCAAAGGGGTGAGTATGGGGGCGATCATCGCGCTGGTGATTGGCAGTGGCGGTGCCAGCCTGCCGGAGGTGATTTTACTGCGCCGGTTATTTTACTGGCCATTACTGGCTGCGTTCCTGACGGTGATCTTCAGTATGGCAGTAATCGGGGGCTTTGCTTTTGACCATATCATTGTGGTGTAGGGGGCCGCTTTTCTTTTCTGGAATGTAAAAACGCCGCAGTGTTGGATGCGGCGTTTGGTGATTCAGCGGTGATCAGAAGTCCTGATGGGGGCCGAATACTTCGTAGTGGATCTGGTCTTCAGTGGCACCCAGGTTCAGCAACTGTTGCTTGATAAACCGCATGAAAGGCGTTGGGCCGCACAGATAGAAATCACCGTCGTTTAACGGCAGCTCTTGTTTGATCAGGCTGAGATCCATCAGGCCGTGATGGCTGTTTGCCGCATCACTGTGGTCCTGGTTGTACCAGGTGTGCGCGGTGAGCGGCAATGCCTCTGCTAATTGGTTTACACGCTTGCGGAAAGAATGCTGCTCAAGGTTTTCACAGGCATGCAGGTAATGGATCGGCTGGCTGTAGCCCTTCCGGGCAAGGGTTTCCAGAATGCTGATCATGGGCGTCAGGCCAACCCCTGCTGAAATAGCGACTACTGGGCGCTGGCGGTCGGTAAACAGGAAGTCACCGGCCGGTGCCAGCAGTTCAACTTCCTGATTAAGCCGCAGGCCATCGTGCAGATAATTGGATACCTGACCGGGTACCCCCATGGCTTCACGTTTGACGGAGATCCGGTAGGTTTCGCCGTTGGGTGTATCCGACAGGGAGTACTGGCGGATCTCAATATGTTCGCTGGTAGTCGGTTTAACTTTAACGCCGAGGTATTGTCCCGGCTGATAACCGATGACCGGCTGGCCATCAACCGGTTCAAATACCAGGCTTTTAACCAGTTCGGATTCAATGCGTTTTTCGATCAGTCGGAAGCGCCGCGGGCCGCTCCAGCCCCCGTCTGTGGCTGCGCGTTCACTGTAAAGTTCACCTTCGCGGCCAATAAATACCGAGGCCAGCAGGCCATAGGCGGCTATCCAGGCGTCTTCGATGTCCGGGGTAAATGCATCGGCAGCCAGCTCCCGTAAGGTTTCGATCAGGTGATGACCCACAATGTCATAATGCTCCGGCTGGATATTGAAGCTGGTATGTTTCTGGGCGATGCGTTCGACAGCGGCGGTGAGTACCGGCAGATTATCAATGTGTGTGGCGTAGGCGGCAAGTGCGTTAAACAGAGCAACGGACTGACCACCACTGTGCTGGTGGCTCATGTTGAAGATGTCTTTCAGCTCGGGGTTATGCTTAAACATCCGCACGTAGAAATGTTCGGTAATCTGACTTCCAACACTTTCTAGCAGGGGAATAGTGCTTTTAACGGTGTCGATGTGTTGCTGGGATAGCATAGAATTTCCTTCTTAGGTATTGCTTGTTATAGGTCGGCTCTGCTGGTGCGTTATGCGTTGCACAGGCCGTATTGGTTTTCTTTTTGACGCTGGTTTGCGGTGGCTTCTGAGCGCATATGAATTTTGCGGATCCGGTGCTGGCCGGTCAGCCTCAGGATGTAACCAAACTTCAGGCCGGTAGCGAAAATCAGCATGCCGATGTGGCTGAGAACCTGGATCTGTAATGTCACTTTTTCAGGGATAATGTAGGCAATGAAAACGGTGGTTAACAGCATGAAGACCGAACAGAAAAGCAAACTGTTGCCGGCGGTGATCAGCGTTTTGGCGCGCCGTAATTCCAGGCCCGGAAAAGCTGTTGTCTGTGTGGCAGAGGCGGGGGCTTCAATGGGTTTTGTGGTGTGCTTTGACATGATAGTTACTTCCCTTTTCAGCCGTGTCAGAAACCCCGGCTTACATTGCATAGACTGTTTTACACCTGTGCCGGTGCTTTATGTTCTTGTTATTACAGAATTCGTGCCACAAAACTAAAATTACATAAAAACAAATGGTTATGTATTTAAGTTAATCCTATGTGTAATTTATTAGTGTCATTTTAACTCTGTTATTTATGTGTCAAAATGACCTTTTTGTGTGTATTTGCTTCAGGTCTGTATATACTTGCTGTAAGCATTAAAACTGCCCGGGATAAAAGATCCGGACGGCGGTATTTCAGATGGACAAACAGAGGGTATTTATGAGTCCGCTATCGCACAGTGCACTGTTACAACTGGCCGTTGATATGGCGAACAGCGTTACCGCCAGTGACCGTTTTGAGCGGTTGCTTAATACGGTGCGCAGCCATATTCAGTGCGACGCCGTGGTGTTGCTCCGGCTGCAGGGCGGTGTGTTAAAACCGCTGGCGCAGAAGGGCCTGCACCGGGAGATTCTGGGGCGGCGTTTTGTGCTGGCAGAGCATCCCCGGCTGGACACTGTTTACAGCTCCACAGTGCCGGTGAGATTTTCTGCAGATTGTGATCTGCCCGACCCTTATGACGGCATGCTGCCGGAGCATGACGGTGATCTGCCGATTCATGCCTGCATGGGGCTGCCGCTTTTAGCGGATGACAGGATCATTGGCATACTGACAATGGACAGCATGCTGCCGGGTGCTTTTGATGATATTCCTGGCCGCTCGCTGGAACTCATCGCTGCGATGTCTGCTGCCACCCTGAAGACGGCGGTGCTGCTTGAGCGGCTGGAACATCATTCCCAGCATGTTGAGAGCGTGGTCACGGAACTGACTTTGGAAGCGCTGAATAAAGACGGCGGCGAGCTGATTGGCGACAGCCCGGTTATGCAAAAGCTGCAGCGGGAGATCTCACTGGTGGCCCCTTCGGATTATGCCATCCTCATTGAAGGTGAGACCGGGGTGGGTAAGGAGCTGGTCGCCCGGACCCTGCACAGCCGCTCTTCGAGAAGTCAGGGGCCGCTGGTGTATGTGAACTGCGCCGCCATTCCGGAAAATCTGGTTGAAAGTGAACTGTTTGGTCACGTCAAAGGGGCTTTTACCGGTG
This genomic window contains:
- the norR gene encoding nitric oxide reductase transcriptional regulator NorR, which produces MSPLSHSALLQLAVDMANSVTASDRFERLLNTVRSHIQCDAVVLLRLQGGVLKPLAQKGLHREILGRRFVLAEHPRLDTVYSSTVPVRFSADCDLPDPYDGMLPEHDGDLPIHACMGLPLLADDRIIGILTMDSMLPGAFDDIPGRSLELIAAMSAATLKTAVLLERLEHHSQHVESVVTELTLEALNKDGGELIGDSPVMQKLQREISLVAPSDYAILIEGETGVGKELVARTLHSRSSRSQGPLVYVNCAAIPENLVESELFGHVKGAFTGADRNRVGKFSLADGGTLFLDEIGELPLAAQSKLLRALQSQEIQPVGQDSVAHVDVRVLAATNRVLEEEVAGQRFRADLYHRLNVYPVKVPPLRDRQGDVALLGGYFCEATRRKLGMRQLVLAEDAVQVLDAYDWPGNVRELEHVISRAALTARAGRAGRIVQVRAEHLGLLMPVTPEPAAELPEDDSVCDDVTVRVPDTAAGLKAATEAFQKQLIVNSLQMNDGNWAAAARELKTDRANLVRLAKRLDVAVVREIVSR
- the hmpA gene encoding NO-inducible flavohemoprotein; this encodes MLSQQHIDTVKSTIPLLESVGSQITEHFYVRMFKHNPELKDIFNMSHQHSGGQSVALFNALAAYATHIDNLPVLTAAVERIAQKHTSFNIQPEHYDIVGHHLIETLRELAADAFTPDIEDAWIAAYGLLASVFIGREGELYSERAATDGGWSGPRRFRLIEKRIESELVKSLVFEPVDGQPVIGYQPGQYLGVKVKPTTSEHIEIRQYSLSDTPNGETYRISVKREAMGVPGQVSNYLHDGLRLNQEVELLAPAGDFLFTDRQRPVVAISAGVGLTPMISILETLARKGYSQPIHYLHACENLEQHSFRKRVNQLAEALPLTAHTWYNQDHSDAANSHHGLMDLSLIKQELPLNDGDFYLCGPTPFMRFIKQQLLNLGATEDQIHYEVFGPHQDF
- a CDS encoding permease, translated to MSADSFLTPDMQAMLADSGLMFVQLFTELTILFLAISFVVGLINQKLPAEKIQRLLGARSGRGYLTAAGLGAVTPFCSCSTIPMLVGLLKARAGFGPTMTFLFTSPLLNPIVIALFIPVLGLKITLWYAGLALTASVLAGYLLQMFNFDRFIKTEMLEARPSGCGSKSSGSSCSSDGGSEPAPVSVWQQAWADSWSLFKSMFPYMLIAMLIGAFVHGFVPADFFAEVASADNPAAVPVAALIGIPLYMRVTAIMPLVGSFLAKGVSMGAIIALVIGSGGASLPEVILLRRLFYWPLLAAFLTVIFSMAVIGGFAFDHIIVV